Proteins encoded in a region of the Magallana gigas chromosome 8, xbMagGiga1.1, whole genome shotgun sequence genome:
- the LOC105331294 gene encoding mannosyl-oligosaccharide glucosidase, with protein sequence MARKHKNDHHHNHRETKAVQRKRNKSENDPDVEAKSNEPAIKPKPRHKKPLDQSQQRKMAWIILFVLAVILGATVYIRYQIHLQELVITPLNVPKMIAENASSAKVTPEKFWGTYRSNLYFGLKTRSPTSPVVGLMWLEQARTMPPPIRHWCSQDDRLNQYGWLKHDGVNFGIQDIVEQNFNITTSYVKRQGGEHGGDWTARITAIPKDVNRPVILSLMFYMALDGQGSLTPNIMKNRMDSINGQSLELGNFKLSFPKAKDGKGTKYHHLISYASRLDRLKDLLQNSLQTDSFNKERTIPFFALAGRLVPRDSPDPNFMVHQVTAQLPLEMEVVFESGSHSARHESLQGDLYSHKLAKFAKDFDNKFSEVFDIDKKGYNAAEIDFAKAALSNMIGSIGYFYGSSLVKSKYNKEPIYYWPAPLYSAVPSRSFFPRGFLWDEGFHNLLISQWDPEISKDIIAHWLDLLNAEGWIPREQILGAEARARVPDEFVVQRNENANPPTLFLPLQRLIKDMITSLDPKDKQFLTAVFPRLQKWFSWFNTTQVGNEPLTYYWRGRDEKTIKELNPKTLTSGLDDYPRASHPNSKERHLDLRCWMALASGILADIAKTLEQDSKEYEATHQVLTDNTLLDKLHWSPKKECYCDYGLHSNRIILKKPMPPKNIQPGQPYDQDKIRDVKTEPKMQFVESFGYVSLFPFMLKIVEPNSLKLYKILNDLTNTDLLWTNYGLRSLARNAPQYQKRNTEHDPPYWRGAIWINMNYLTLGALHHYSNTAGPYQHLAQGIYKDLRANIVNNIIKEYYRTGYIYEQYNDKTGEGKGSHPFTGWSALVVLIMAEKY encoded by the exons ATGGCAcgaaaacataaaaatgatcACCACCACAATCATCGTGAAACAAAGGCAGtccaaagaaaaagaaataaatcggAAAACGATCCCGACGTAGAGGCTAAGTCAAATGAGCCGGCGATCAAACCAAAACCCCGGCACAAAAAGCCACTCGACCAGTCACAGCAGAGAAAAATGGCATGGATTATACTGTTTGTATTGGCAGTAATTTTAGGTGCAACTGTCTACATACGCTATCAAATTCATCTTCAGGAGTTGGTGATTACTCCACTTAATGTTCCTAAAATGATAGCTGAAAACGCGTCATCTGCAAAAGTGACGCCAGAAAAATTCTGGGGAACCTATCGATCAAATCTGTATTTTGGCTTGAAAACACGGTCTCCAACTTCTCCAGTAGTTGGATTAATGTGGTTAGAACAAGCTAGAACTATGCCTCCCCCAATCCGACACTGGTGTAGTCAAGACGATAGATTAAATCAATATGGTTGGCTCAAACATGATGGAGTTAACTTTGGCATCCAAGATATTGTAGagcaaaatttcaatattacaacATCGTATGTAAAGAGACAAGGAGGGGAGCATGGCGGTGATTGGACAGCTCGAATTACAGCAATACCCAAA gatGTCAACAGGCCTGTTATACTGTCTCTCATGTTTTACATGGCATTAGATGGTCAAGGCTCTTTAACACCAAACATTATGAAAAATAGAATGGACTCTATAAATGGACAATCACTAGAACTGGGCAACTTCAAGTTGTCATTTCCCAAAGCTAAGGATGGTAAAGGAACAAAATACCACCATCTAATTTCATATGCTTCTAGACTTGACAGGCTCAAAGACCTGTTACAGAATTCTCTGCAGACTGACAGCTTTAATAAAGAAAGGACAATTCCATTCTTTGCTTTAGCAGGACGTCTTGTTCCGAGAGATAGTCCAGATCCAAATTTCATGGTTCATCAAGTCACAGCACAGCTACCATTAGAAATGGAAGTTGTGTTTGAATCAGGTAGCCATAGTGCTCGACATGAATCTCTCCAGGGCGATTTATACTCCCACAAACTAGCAAAATTTGCTAAAGATTTCGATAATAAATTTTCTGAAGtatttgatattgataaaaaaggtTATAATGCAGCGGAAATTGATTTTGCAAAAGCTGCCCTGAGTAACATGATTGGCAGCATAGGATATTTCTATGGCTCTTCACTTGTGAAGTCAAAGTACAACAAAGAACCAATTTATTATTGGCCTGCCCCTTTATACTCAGCAGTCCCTTCCAGATCCTTCTTTCCAAGAGGATTTCTTTGGGATGAAGGTTTTCACAATCTTCTGATCAGCCAGTGGGATCCTGAAATATCAAAGGACATTATTGCACACTGGTTAGACTTGCTCAATGCCGAGGGCTGGATCCCTCGAGAACAAATTCTGGGAGCAGAGGCCAGGGCCCGAGTTCCTGATGAATTTGTCGTACAAAGAAATGAGAATGCTAATCCCCCTACTTTGTTCTTGCCCCTTCAGCGTTTGATTAAAGACATGATAACAAGCCTTGATCCAAAAGACAAGCAGTTCTTAACAGCAGTGTTCCCAAGACTGCAGAAATGGTTCAGTTGGTTCAACACAACACAAGTGGGAAATGAGCCCCTGACCTACTACTGGAGAGGGAGGGATGAGAAAACAATTAAAGAGTTAAATCCTAAGACTCTGACTTCAGGTCTTGACGATTATCCTCGGGCTTCTCATCCAAACTCAAAAGAGAGACATCTGGATTTGAGATGTTGGATGGCGCTGGCATCAGGGATTCTAGCAGACATTGCTAAGACACTTGAACAGGATTCAAAAGAGTATGAGGCCACGCATCAAGTTCTGACagacaatactttattagacaAGTTGCATTGGTCTCCAAAGAAGGAATGCTATTGTGATTATGGACTTCATTCTAACagaatcattttaaagaaaccCATGCCTCCCAAAAATATACAACCAGGACAACCATATGACCAAGACAAGATAAGAGATGTGAAAACAGAACCCAAGATGCAGTTTGTGGAGTCTTTTGGATATGTTTCTTTGTTTCCATTCATGCTGAAGATTGTAGAACCCAACTCTCTAAAACTGTATAAAATCTTAAATGATCTCACCAATACAGATTTACTATGGACCAACTATGGACTTCGGTCTTTGGCAAGAAATGCGCCACAGTATCAGAAACGGAACACTGAGCATGACCCTCCATACTGGAGAGGGGCCATCTGGATCAACATGAACTATCTTACCCTTGGTGCCCTACATCACTACTCCAACACAGCCGGCCCATATCAGCATCTAGCTCAAGGCATATACAAGGATTTACGTGCAAATAtagtaaataatataattaaggAATATTATAGAACAGGTTATATTTATGAACAGTACAATGATAAAACTGGTGAAGGGAAAGGCAGCCATCCCTTTACTGGGTGGTCGGCTCTGGTTGTACTCATCATGGCAGAAAAATATTAG
- the LOC109619121 gene encoding uncharacterized protein, producing MHMNIISQMWLWKTSLVSDHSKMESQSDSRNGPVFNMKNFPITEGQEYQRSDDKRATGIGNGEMQRRIKNIPVLEERRLLALERHIKRKRRRRPNVKTMKSLEKTEHLDKTMGAPNGRMSDDPGAFDLKDKVVQALEGNGKEDWSQNEIEGTGTAVSEKDEEKPNGQIENSVVQSPKINVEEDETQGVQFDKLVEYLLDGVKSEIIKKVEEGLKSQREVYQSMVEEERHIKKDEGAGMEMKQENEENFTPVKEVNTSPSEDARHVDDEGLKKERENLRDEGHKDLERAKDSEN from the exons ATGCACATGAACATTATATCTCAGATGTGGTTATGGAAGACATCTCTCGTTTCAGATCACAGTAAAATGGAATCACAGTCAGATTCTAGAAATGGTCCAGTTTTCAATATG aaaaacTTTCCAATCACAGAGGGCCAGGAGTATCAACGTTCAGATGACAAGAGAGCAACTGGAATTGGAAATGGGGAAATGCAACGTCGAATTAAGAATATTCCTGTATTAGAGGAAAGAAGACtccttgcgctagaaaggcacATCAAGCGGAAACGAAGGAGACGGCCGAACGTTAAAACGATGAAGAGTTTGGAGAAAACAGAGCATCTTGACAAAACCATGGGGGCTCCAAATGGAAGAATGTCAGACGACCCTGGGGCGTTTGATTTAAAGGATAAGGTGGTACAGGCATTAGAAGGGAACGGGAAAGAAGATTGGAGTCAGAATGAAATTGAGGGTACTGGGACGGCAGTTTCAGAGAAAGATGAGGAGAAGCCAAATGGTCAGATTGAGAATTCTGTGGTTCAATCACCAAAGATAAATGTCGAAGAAGACGAGACACAGGGTGTGCAGTTTGATAAGTTGGTTGAATACTTACTTGACGGAGTAAAATCagaaataataaagaaagtTGAAGAAGGATTAAAGAGTCAGCGAGAAGTATACCAGTCGATGGTTGAAGAGGAACGTCATATCAAAAAGGATGAAGGGGCTGGTATGGAGATGAAGCAAGAAAACGAAGAAAATTTCACTCCCGTGAAAGAAGTAAATACTTCGCCGTCTGAAGATGCTAGGCACGTAGACGATGAAGGCTtgaagaaagagagagaaaaccTTCGAGATGAAGGGCATAAAGATTTGGAAAGAGCGAAGGACAGTGAAAACTAA